Proteins found in one Hirundo rustica isolate bHirRus1 chromosome 9, bHirRus1.pri.v3, whole genome shotgun sequence genomic segment:
- the TRMT1L gene encoding TRMT1-like protein, producing MAALEAAEAALGLRQDQQQQQQEEEENHDHDQEGGGEPAALNGLVVSEKVKSNDIDVKIPESELEPEEKGAEEECPRESDNNILDLSSDYPRDKHISIQRHLADLEKLADMREDERKPCPLCPEEKFKACYSHKLHRHLQNLHWKVSVEFEGYRMCICHLPCRPVKPNLVGDQTLSKMGAHYHCIICSATIVRRTDMIGHVNRHVNKGETESRFITVRAPKSSYEVVKESATDVQVLPNHSTPQKTDSYFNPKMKLNRQLIFCALAVLAGERKPIECLDAFGATGIMGLQWAKHLRSSVKVTINDCNENSVTMIKENCHLNKMKVKLNIREEDNDETVGNGEESSDTIEVTKMDANVVMHLRSFDFIHLDPFGSSVSYLDSAFRNVRNFGIVSLTSTDISSLYAKAQHVALRHYGCNIVRTEYYKELAARTVIAAVTRAAARCNKGIEVLLAVALEHFVLVVVRVLRGPTPADDSAKKVRYLIHCQWCEERVFQKEGNMVEENPYQQLPCDCYGSMPGKTAVLLGPLWSGALFNTGFLRRMLVEAVQYGLDEAQSLLKTLVCEAECTTPKHFSTHSPGDENKQEECGVYIRTPNTSAESYFVHGKRKSEEVLRSTAKRQRPEHSAEHPPFYYNIHRHSIKGMNMPKLNKFLSYLSEAGYRVSRTHFDPMGVRTNAPLAQFKTVLMKYSTPTYVGAQAEGPVHLPGEIQVGEEVPAAAALQVEEAELAEDDKPGVTPAVFTQSYPTHCAAD from the exons ATGGCAGCGCTAGAGGCGGCGGAGGCCGCGCTGGGGCTGCGGCaggatcagcagcagcagcagcaggaggaggaggaaaaccacGACCATGACCAGGAAGGAGGCGGCGAGCCGGCGGCGCTAA aTGGTTTGGTGGTCTctgaaaaagtgaaaagcaaCGACATTGATGTGAAAATTCCTGAGTCAGAATTGGAACctgaagaaaaaggagcagaggaggaatgCCCAAGGGAATCTGATAACAACATTTTGGATCTATCATCTGATTACCCAAGAG ACAAACATATTTCAATTCAGAGACACCTTGCTGATCTAGAGAAACTGGCTGACATGAGAGAAG ATGAGAGGAAGCCTTGTCCATTGTGTCCTGAGGAGAAGTTCAAAGCTTGCTATAGCCACAAACTCCATCGTCACTTGCAGAATTTGCACTGGAAGGTTTCTGTTGAATTTGAAG ggtaCAGAATGTGCATCTGTCACTTACCCTGTCGGCCAGTAAAACCCAACCTTGTTGGAGACCAG ACCTTGTCAAAGATGGGAGCTCATTACCACTGTATCATCTGCTCAGCGACTATAGTACGAAGAACTGACATGATAGGTCACGTTAATCGTCACGTGAATAAAGGAGAGACCGAGTCGAGGTTTATCACAG TTCGTGCTCCCAAGTCATCTTACGAGGTGGTGAAAGAGTCAGCCACAGATGTGCAGGTTCTGCCCAACCACTCGACGCCCCAGAAAACAGATTCCTACTTTAATCCTAAAATGAAACTCAACAG GCAGTTGATATTCTGTGCACTGGCTGTGCTTGCTGGGGAGCGCAAACCCATTGAATGTTTGGATGCTTTTGGTGCCACTG GTATCATGGGATTGCAGTGGGCAAAGCACCTCAGAAGTTCTGTGAAAGTTACAATTAACGATTGTAATGAAAATTCTGTGACAATGATTAAAGAAAATTGTCATTTAAACAAGATGAAGGTGAAACTAAACATCAGGGAAGAAGACAATGATGAAACTGtgggaaatggagaagaaagTAGTGACACCATTGAGGTCACAAAAATGGATGCCAATGTTGTCATGCATTTGAGATCATTTGATTTTAT CCATTTGGACCCCTTTGGATCTTCTGTGAGTTACCTGGACTCTGCCTTTAGAAACGTGAGAAACTTTGGGATTGTGTCGCTGACATCCACAGACATCAGCTCCCTCTATGCCAAGGCTCAGCACGTGGCCCTGCGTCACTATGGCTGCAATATTGTCAGAACAGAGTACTACaaggagctggcagccaggacagTAATTGCTGCTGTCACAAG agctgcagctcgCTGTAACAAAGGCATTgaagtgctgctggcagtggctcTGGAACACTTTGTTCTGGTGGTGGTCAGAGTTTTACGGGGCCCAACCCCTGCAGATGATTCGGCAAAGAAGGTCCGATACCTCATCCACTGCCAGTGGTGTGAAGAGAGGGTTTTCCAGAAAGAAGGCAATATGGTGGAAG aaaacccTTACCAGCAGCTGCCCTGTGACTGCTATGGCAGTATGCCTGGGAAGACAGCAGTGCTTCTTGGTCCACTCTG GTCAGGAGCTCTCTTTAACACTGGATTCCTCAGGAGGATGCTCGTGGAGGCTGTGCAGTATGGCTTGGATGAAGCTCAGTCACTTCTGAAGACATTAGTTTGTGAAGCAGAGTGCACAACTCCCAAACATTTTTCTACCCACAGTCCTGGTGATGAGAACAAACAAG AGGAGTGTGGTGTATATATTAGAACACCAAATACTTCTGCAGAATCCTACTTTGTACATG ggaagaggaagagcgAGGAGGTGCTGCGCAGCACGGCGAAGCGGCAGCGGCCCGAGCACAGCGCCGAGCACCCCCCGTTCTACTACAACATCCACCGGCACAGCATCAAGGGCATGAACATGCCAAA GTTAAATAAGTTCCTGAGCTATCTGTCCGAGGCTGGGTACCGCGTGAGCCGAACCCACTTCGACCCCATGGGAGTCCGCACCAACGCGCCCCTGGCGCAGTTCAAGACTGTTCTCATGAAGTACAGCACTCCCACCTACGTGGGGGCGCAGGCAGAGGGCCCTGTGCACCTCCCTGGGGAGATCCAGGTGGGAGAAGAggttccagctgctgcagcactccaggtggagGAGGCCGAGTTAGCGGAAGATGATAAACCTGGAGTCACCCCTGCTGTGTTCACACAGTCCTACCCCACTCACTGTGCTGCTGATTAA